A single Providencia manganoxydans DNA region contains:
- a CDS encoding IS3 family transposase (programmed frameshift): MKPIGKRTQRDYSLAFKLAVVDQVEKGELTYKQAQYRYGIQGRSTVLVWLRKHGRLDWSEGTPNTLYKGAAMNQTSEQQTPEQRIKALEKELEEMQLKADFFEAVVKVMDRDFGVRPLKKAQSRVIKEKTVEKLTVTKACRFMKITRQAYYKRQDTSDKRKKLDAIIVCAVKSERTVHPRLGVRKLHFLLKQKQLIIGRDRLFSLLREHRLLVPNKRSYHRTTLSHHRFHRHPNLIKSGFIPSQPEQLWVADITYLSTHEGDTYLSLITDAYSRKIVGYHLDDNMKTKAVKKSFVQALKKRSSTTTLIHHSDRGLQYCSSEYQEIHKKHNIQCSMTDGYDCYQNALAERVNGILKMEYLLIKPRNLEQARRLVEESIQIYNERRPHLSLNYKTPDEVHRAFYT; the protein is encoded by the exons ATGAAACCAATAGGTAAACGAACTCAACGTGATTATTCTCTTGCCTTTAAACTGGCGGTTGTTGACCAAGTAGAAAAAGGCGAGCTCACCTATAAACAAGCTCAATATCGATATGGCATACAGGGGCGTTCAACTGTTTTGGTTTGGTTACGTAAGCATGGTAGATTAGATTGGTCGGAAGGTACGCCCAATACTCTTTATAAAGGTGCTGCTATGAACCAAACCTCGGAGCAACAAACACCTGAACAACGCATTAAAGCCCTTGAAAAAGAGCTTGAGGAGATGCAGCTCAAAGCTGATTTTTTTGAGGCGGTTGTCAAAGTGATGGATAGGGATTTTGGAGTTCGCC CTCTCAAAAAAGCGCAAAGCCGAGTTATTAAGGAAAAAACGGTTGAAAAACTCACCGTAACCAAAGCTTGTCGTTTTATGAAAATCACTCGGCAAGCCTATTACAAACGTCAAGATACGTCTGATAAGCGGAAAAAATTAGATGCAATTATTGTTTGTGCTGTGAAATCTGAGCGAACAGTTCACCCTAGGCTTGGGGTGAGAAAATTACACTTTCTTTTGAAACAAAAACAATTAATTATTGGTCGTGACCGATTATTTTCTTTGTTGAGAGAACATCGCTTATTAGTGCCTAATAAGCGGTCATATCATCGAACAACATTGAGTCATCATCGATTTCATCGACATCCAAATTTAATTAAATCAGGGTTTATCCCTTCACAACCGGAGCAACTGTGGGTTGCTGATATTACGTATTTATCCACACACGAAGGAGATACTTATTTAAGTCTGATCACCGATGCTTATTCGCGAAAAATAGTGGGTTATCATCTTGATGACAATATGAAAACAAAAGCCGTCAAGAAATCATTTGTACAAGCATTAAAAAAACGAAGTTCAACCACGACCTTGATCCATCATTCAGATCGAGGCTTACAATACTGTTCGTCGGAATATCAGGAAATCCATAAAAAACATAATATTCAATGTTCTATGACGGATGGCTATGACTGTTATCAAAATGCATTAGCAGAGCGAGTCAATGGGATATTAAAAATGGAATATTTGTTAATAAAGCCGAGAAATTTAGAACAGGCTAGGAGGTTGGTTGAAGAATCAATACAGATTTATA